The Streptomyces seoulensis genome contains a region encoding:
- a CDS encoding S41 family peptidase: MSGRALFRQPRRKRRGAALTLVFAGALTAGAVTGSLPGTAEARRMDAKAEATQGARDAGKGAVPRPEDVRRAAAEAMAKGKSPTEAAEQAVSRSGDRWGAVYSEDEYAEFRDALDGEYTGVGLWAKRERDGHVTVSRVRSGSPAADAGIREGDRLRSVDGRRVDGRPVTEVVSQLRGDAEDATAGTPVTVGIQRGAASWSRTLRRARLSTDPVTVAEPVDGVAVVRVSAFTKGSARAVRDAVRRAPGNTGIVLDLRGNSGGLVTEAVATASCFLDGGLVATYDVDGAQRALHAASGGDTARPLVALVDGGTMSAAELLTGALQDRGRAVVIGSRTFGKGSVQMPTELPDGSVAELTVGHYRTPSGHAVDGRGITPDLDAGPSALKRAERVLTGLGDPR, translated from the coding sequence ATGTCAGGCCGAGCCCTGTTCCGTCAGCCCCGCCGCAAACGCCGCGGGGCCGCCCTGACCTTGGTGTTCGCCGGAGCGCTGACCGCGGGGGCCGTGACGGGCTCCCTGCCGGGTACCGCGGAGGCCCGCCGCATGGACGCCAAGGCCGAGGCCACGCAGGGCGCCAGGGACGCCGGGAAGGGCGCGGTGCCCCGCCCCGAGGACGTGCGCCGGGCCGCCGCCGAGGCCATGGCGAAGGGCAAGTCGCCCACCGAGGCCGCCGAACAGGCCGTCAGCCGCAGCGGGGACCGCTGGGGCGCCGTCTACTCCGAGGACGAGTACGCGGAGTTCCGCGACGCGCTCGACGGCGAGTACACCGGCGTCGGACTGTGGGCGAAGCGCGAACGCGACGGCCATGTCACCGTGAGCCGTGTGCGGTCCGGCTCGCCCGCCGCCGACGCCGGCATCCGCGAGGGCGACCGGCTGCGCAGCGTCGACGGCCGCCGGGTCGACGGCCGCCCGGTCACCGAAGTGGTCTCCCAGCTCCGCGGCGACGCCGAGGACGCGACCGCCGGCACACCGGTCACCGTCGGCATCCAGCGCGGCGCCGCCTCCTGGTCCCGGACCCTGCGCCGGGCCCGGCTCTCCACCGACCCGGTGACCGTCGCCGAGCCGGTCGACGGGGTCGCCGTGGTCCGGGTGTCCGCCTTCACCAAGGGCTCCGCCAGGGCCGTACGGGACGCCGTCCGGCGCGCCCCCGGGAACACCGGGATCGTGCTCGACCTGCGCGGCAACTCCGGCGGCCTGGTCACCGAGGCCGTCGCCACCGCCTCCTGCTTCCTCGACGGCGGCCTGGTCGCCACCTACGACGTGGACGGCGCCCAGCGCGCCCTGCACGCGGCCTCCGGCGGCGACACCGCCCGCCCGCTGGTCGCCCTGGTCGACGGGGGCACGATGAGCGCGGCCGAGCTGCTGACCGGCGCCCTGCAGGACCGGGGCCGGGCCGTGGTGATCGGCTCCCGCACCTTCGGCAAGGGCTCGGTGCAGATGCCGACCGAGCTGCCGGACGGCTCGGTGGCCGAGCTGACCGTCGGCCACTACCGCACCCCCTCCGGCCACGCCGTCGACGGCCGGGGCATCACCCCTGACCTCGACGCGGGCCCCAGCGCGCTGAAGCGGGCGGAGCGGGTCCTGACGGGCCTGGGCGATCCCCGGTAG
- the ftsE gene encoding cell division ATP-binding protein FtsE, with translation MIRFDSVSKVYPKQTRPALREVSLEVEKGEFVFLVGSSGSGKSTFLRLVLREERCSHGQVHVLGKDLARLSNWKVPQMRRQLGTVFQDFRLLPNKTVAENVAFAQEVIGKSRGEIRKSVPQVLDLVGLGGKEDRMPGELSGGEQQRVAIARAFVNRPKLLIADEPTGNLDPQTSVGIMKLLDRINRTGTTVIMATHDQNIVDQMRKRVIELEKGRLVRDQARGVYGYQH, from the coding sequence GTGATCCGATTCGACAGTGTCTCCAAGGTCTACCCCAAGCAGACCCGCCCAGCCCTCAGGGAGGTGTCCCTGGAAGTGGAGAAGGGCGAGTTCGTCTTCCTCGTGGGGTCGTCCGGCTCCGGCAAGTCGACCTTCCTCAGGCTGGTGCTCCGCGAGGAGCGGTGCAGCCACGGCCAGGTCCACGTCCTCGGCAAGGACCTCGCGCGGCTGTCCAACTGGAAGGTGCCGCAGATGCGCCGCCAGCTCGGGACGGTCTTCCAGGACTTCCGCCTGCTGCCCAACAAGACGGTCGCGGAGAACGTGGCCTTCGCGCAGGAGGTCATCGGCAAGTCCCGAGGCGAGATCCGCAAGTCCGTGCCCCAGGTGCTCGACCTCGTCGGGCTCGGCGGCAAGGAGGACCGCATGCCGGGCGAGTTGTCCGGCGGTGAGCAGCAGCGCGTCGCCATCGCGCGGGCGTTCGTCAACCGGCCCAAGCTCCTGATCGCCGACGAGCCCACCGGCAACCTCGACCCGCAGACCTCCGTCGGCATCATGAAGCTGCTCGACCGCATCAACCGGACGGGCACCACCGTCATCATGGCGACGCACGACCAGAACATCGTGGACCAGATGCGCAAGCGCGTCATCGAGCTGGAGAAGGGCCGCCTCGTGCGTGACCAGGCCCGCGGCGTCTACGGCTACCAGCACTAA
- the ftsX gene encoding permease-like cell division protein FtsX has protein sequence MRAQFVMSEIGVGLRRNLTMTFAVIVSVALSLALFGGSLMMSDQVSTMKGYWYDKVNVSIFLCNKSDAQSDVNCAKGAATEDQKKQIQADLGKMSSIVEKVTYESQDTAYKHYKEQFGNSPLASSLTPDQMQESYRIKLKDPQKYQVIATAFNGRAGVQSVQDQRSILDNLFQLLNLMNRAALFLMALMLFVALLLIVNTVRVSAFSRRRETGIMRLVGASGFYIQAPFIMEAAVAGLIGGSLACVFLVLGRYFTIDHGMALSSKLTLINFIGWDSVLTKLPLILATSVLMPSLAAFFALRKYLKV, from the coding sequence ATGCGCGCCCAGTTCGTCATGTCGGAGATCGGTGTCGGTCTCCGCCGCAACCTGACGATGACCTTCGCCGTCATCGTCTCCGTCGCCCTGTCCCTGGCCCTCTTCGGCGGCTCCCTGATGATGAGCGACCAGGTGAGCACCATGAAGGGCTACTGGTACGACAAGGTCAACGTCTCGATCTTCCTCTGCAACAAGAGCGACGCCCAGTCCGACGTCAACTGCGCCAAGGGCGCGGCCACCGAGGACCAGAAGAAGCAGATCCAGGCCGACCTCGGCAAGATGTCCTCCATCGTGGAGAAGGTCACCTACGAGTCGCAGGACACGGCGTACAAGCACTACAAGGAGCAGTTCGGCAACTCCCCGCTGGCCAGCTCGCTGACGCCGGACCAGATGCAGGAGTCGTACCGGATCAAGCTCAAGGACCCGCAGAAGTACCAGGTGATCGCCACCGCGTTCAACGGGCGGGCCGGTGTGCAGTCGGTCCAGGACCAGCGGAGCATCCTCGACAACCTCTTCCAGTTGCTCAACCTGATGAACCGCGCCGCGCTGTTCCTGATGGCGCTGATGCTGTTCGTGGCGCTGCTGCTGATCGTCAACACCGTCCGCGTTTCGGCGTTCAGCCGCCGCCGGGAGACCGGCATCATGCGGCTGGTCGGTGCCTCCGGCTTCTACATCCAGGCGCCGTTCATCATGGAGGCCGCGGTCGCCGGTCTCATCGGCGGCAGCCTCGCGTGCGTCTTCCTGGTGCTGGGCCGGTACTTCACCATCGACCACGGCATGGCCCTGTCGAGCAAGCTGACGCTCATCAACTTCATCGGCTGGGACTCGGTGTTGACCAAGCTGCCGCTGATCCTCGCGACCAGCGTGCTGATGCCTTCCCTGGCGGCGTTCTTCGCGTTGCGCAAGTACCTGAAGGTGTGA
- the smpB gene encoding SsrA-binding protein SmpB — protein MYVPKESQPKQGGAASARTKDGKRKIVAQNKKARHDYAIIDTYEAGIVLSGTEVKSLRQGRASLADGFVQIDGNEAWLHNAHIPEYSQGTWTNHSVRRKRKLLLHREEIDKLEAKSQETGHTIVPLALYFKDGRAKAEIALARGKKEYDKRQTLREKQDRRESDRAIAAAKRKQRGS, from the coding sequence ATGTACGTACCGAAGGAGTCCCAGCCCAAGCAGGGCGGCGCGGCCTCCGCCAGGACCAAGGACGGCAAGCGCAAGATCGTCGCCCAGAACAAGAAGGCCCGGCACGACTACGCGATCATCGACACCTACGAGGCCGGGATCGTGCTGTCCGGCACCGAGGTGAAGTCGCTGCGCCAGGGACGGGCCTCGCTGGCCGACGGCTTCGTCCAGATCGACGGGAACGAGGCGTGGCTGCACAACGCCCACATCCCCGAGTACAGCCAGGGCACCTGGACCAACCACTCCGTGCGCCGCAAGCGCAAGCTGCTCCTGCACCGCGAGGAGATCGACAAGCTGGAGGCGAAGTCCCAGGAGACGGGTCACACGATCGTGCCCCTCGCCCTGTACTTCAAGGACGGCCGGGCGAAGGCGGAGATCGCGCTGGCCCGGGGAAAGAAGGAGTACGACAAGCGGCAGACCCTGCGCGAGAAGCAGGACCGGCGCGAGTCGGACCGGGCGATCGCGGCCGCCAAGCGCAAGCAGCGCGGCTCCTAG
- the prfB gene encoding peptide chain release factor 2: MAVVDVSEELKSLSSTMESIEAVLDLDGLRAQIAVLEEQAAAPSLWDNPDEAQKITSKLSHLQAEVRKAEALRGRIDDLAVLFEMAEEEDDPDTLAEAESELVLVKKALDEMEVRTLLSGEYDSREALVNIRAEAGGVDAADFAEQLQRMYLRWAERHGYKTEIYETSYAEEAGIKSTTFAVQIPYAYGTLSVEQGTHRLVRISPFDNQGRRQTSFAGVEVLPVVEQTDHVEIDESDLRIDVYRSSGPGGQGVNTTDSAVRLTHLPTGIVVSCQNERSQIQNKATAMNVLQAKLLERQRQEERAKMDALKGDGGSSWGNQMRSYVLHPYQMVKDLRTEFEVGNPQAVLDGEIDGFLEAGIRWRKQQEK, from the coding sequence AGGGCACAAATCGCCGTGCTCGAGGAGCAGGCGGCCGCGCCGTCCCTGTGGGACAACCCGGACGAGGCGCAGAAGATCACCAGCAAGCTCTCCCACCTCCAGGCCGAGGTCAGGAAGGCGGAGGCGCTGCGCGGCCGGATCGACGATCTCGCCGTGCTCTTCGAGATGGCCGAGGAGGAGGACGACCCGGACACCCTCGCCGAGGCCGAGTCCGAGCTGGTCCTGGTGAAGAAGGCGCTGGACGAGATGGAGGTCCGTACCCTCCTGTCCGGCGAGTACGACTCCCGCGAGGCGCTGGTCAACATCCGTGCCGAGGCGGGCGGCGTCGACGCCGCCGACTTCGCCGAGCAGCTCCAGCGCATGTACCTGCGCTGGGCCGAGCGCCACGGCTACAAGACGGAGATCTACGAGACGTCGTACGCCGAAGAGGCCGGCATCAAGTCGACCACCTTCGCCGTCCAGATCCCGTACGCGTACGGCACGCTCTCGGTCGAGCAGGGCACGCACCGCCTGGTGCGCATCTCGCCCTTCGACAACCAGGGCCGCCGCCAGACGTCCTTCGCGGGCGTCGAGGTGCTCCCGGTCGTGGAGCAGACCGACCACGTCGAGATCGACGAGTCCGACCTGCGCATCGACGTCTACCGCTCCTCGGGTCCCGGCGGCCAGGGCGTCAACACGACGGACTCCGCGGTCCGCCTCACCCACCTCCCCACCGGCATCGTGGTCTCCTGCCAGAACGAGCGCTCCCAGATCCAGAACAAGGCCACGGCGATGAACGTGCTGCAGGCCAAGCTGCTGGAGCGGCAGCGCCAGGAGGAGCGGGCCAAGATGGACGCCCTCAAGGGCGACGGCGGCAGCTCGTGGGGCAACCAGATGCGTTCGTACGTCCTGCACCCGTACCAGATGGTCAAGGACCTGCGCACCGAGTTCGAGGTCGGCAACCCGCAGGCCGTGCTCGACGGTGAGATCGACGGTTTTCTCGAGGCCGGAATTCGCTGGCGCAAGCAGCAGGAGAAGTAA
- a CDS encoding MFS transporter, with amino-acid sequence MPTQTAPAYRRLFARPGALAFTAGNLLARLPVGMAGVSAVVMIAGARGSYALAGAVSATGLVASGLVGPWLARLVDRHGQARVARPATLVAVLGALALLLCVRYDAPDWTLFAAYATWAATPNIGGLSRARWAHLLRDDPGARHTANSFEQAADELCFMLGPALASFLTGALFPEAGTLAGAVLLAAGMLLFTAQRATEPPPSPGTRAPSPLRAPGVRPLLVCFTATGAVFGSMEVVTVAYADAHGQRAVAGVVLALQAAGSCAAGLLYGALPPGPAARRLGWCLPAMAALMTLPWLAATTGSLWVLAGALLVAGTATAPTMVTAMTLVQERTPDDRLNEGMSLVVTALLTGIACGSAAGGWAADHLGPATAYAIPALAASTACLLGWTLRGSR; translated from the coding sequence ATGCCCACGCAGACCGCACCCGCCTACCGCCGCCTCTTCGCCCGCCCCGGCGCCCTCGCCTTCACCGCCGGAAACCTGCTCGCCCGCCTCCCGGTGGGGATGGCCGGGGTGAGCGCGGTCGTGATGATCGCCGGTGCGCGGGGCTCGTACGCGCTCGCCGGAGCGGTCAGCGCCACCGGGCTGGTGGCGAGCGGGCTGGTGGGCCCCTGGCTGGCCCGGCTGGTGGACCGGCACGGGCAGGCCAGGGTGGCACGCCCCGCGACGCTGGTGGCGGTGCTCGGCGCCCTGGCCCTGCTGCTGTGCGTGCGCTACGACGCCCCCGACTGGACGCTGTTCGCCGCGTACGCCACCTGGGCGGCCACGCCCAACATAGGCGGGCTGTCCCGTGCCCGCTGGGCGCACCTGCTGCGCGACGATCCCGGGGCCCGGCACACCGCGAACTCCTTCGAGCAGGCCGCCGACGAACTGTGCTTCATGCTGGGCCCGGCCCTGGCGTCCTTCCTGACCGGCGCCCTCTTCCCGGAGGCGGGCACCCTCGCCGGGGCCGTGCTGCTGGCGGCGGGGATGCTGCTGTTCACCGCCCAGCGCGCGACCGAGCCGCCGCCGAGCCCAGGCACCAGGGCGCCGTCGCCGCTGCGCGCACCCGGTGTACGGCCGCTGCTGGTCTGCTTCACGGCGACCGGGGCGGTGTTCGGGTCGATGGAGGTCGTCACCGTGGCGTACGCCGACGCCCACGGGCAGCGGGCGGTGGCCGGGGTCGTGCTCGCGCTCCAGGCGGCCGGGTCGTGCGCTGCGGGCCTGCTGTACGGGGCGCTGCCGCCGGGCCCCGCCGCGCGGCGGCTCGGGTGGTGCCTGCCCGCGATGGCCGCGCTGATGACGCTGCCCTGGCTCGCCGCCACGACCGGCTCACTGTGGGTGCTGGCGGGGGCTCTGCTGGTGGCGGGAACGGCGACCGCGCCGACCATGGTCACGGCGATGACCCTCGTCCAGGAGCGCACGCCGGACGACCGCCTCAACGAGGGCATGAGCCTGGTCGTGACGGCGCTGCTCACCGGCATCGCCTGCGGCTCGGCGGCCGGCGGCTGGGCGGCGGACCACCTCGGCCCGGCCACGGCCTACGCGATCCCGGCGCTGGCGGCTTCCACCGCCTGCCTCCTCGGCTGGACGCTGCGGGGCTCGCGGTGA
- a CDS encoding LysR family transcriptional regulator: protein MPPAIEPRLLRAFVAVAEELHFTRAAARLHVAQQALSRDVRRLERELGAELFVRTTRQVTLTPDGERLLPHARRVLAAQDDLLAAFGSARPLLVDLNSEGPLTARRVLLRARELAPGNEMLARYEHGLTGAAAALLAGRLDVSFGRFAGLDPVLRSGLAQQPVRYEPMAVLLPEDHALAALPEVPLAALAGETVYAGAGNPGTREWTDLARQLFEGRGIRLAPPHPVVLGAEEFARVMAASRMPVLAVVDFPAMSGAVLRPLVDPVPLSPVSLVWRKGLVHPALDALRAAAAELSRAEKWLSSPVDRWIPAMDIDVMNRPI from the coding sequence ATGCCTCCCGCGATCGAACCCCGGCTGCTGCGCGCCTTCGTCGCCGTCGCCGAGGAACTGCACTTCACCCGCGCCGCCGCCCGGCTCCACGTCGCCCAGCAGGCGCTGAGCCGGGACGTACGGCGGCTCGAACGGGAGCTGGGCGCCGAGCTGTTCGTCCGTACCACGCGGCAGGTGACGCTCACCCCGGACGGCGAGCGCCTGCTGCCGCACGCCCGGCGCGTGCTCGCCGCCCAGGACGACCTGCTCGCCGCCTTCGGCAGCGCCCGCCCGCTGCTGGTCGACCTCAACTCCGAAGGCCCCCTCACCGCCCGGCGGGTACTGCTCCGGGCCCGCGAACTGGCGCCCGGGAACGAGATGCTGGCCCGCTACGAACATGGCCTCACCGGAGCGGCGGCCGCGCTGCTGGCCGGGCGGCTGGACGTCTCCTTCGGCCGCTTCGCCGGTCTGGACCCGGTGCTGCGCTCCGGCCTCGCCCAACAGCCGGTGCGCTACGAGCCGATGGCGGTCCTGCTCCCCGAGGACCACGCCCTGGCCGCGCTGCCCGAGGTGCCGCTCGCCGCGCTCGCCGGGGAGACGGTGTACGCCGGGGCGGGGAACCCCGGCACGCGGGAGTGGACCGACCTGGCGCGTCAGCTCTTCGAGGGACGCGGTATCCGTCTGGCGCCACCCCATCCGGTGGTCCTGGGCGCCGAGGAGTTCGCCCGGGTGATGGCGGCGAGCCGGATGCCGGTACTCGCGGTGGTGGATTTTCCGGCCATGTCGGGCGCGGTGCTGCGGCCCCTCGTCGACCCCGTTCCGCTCTCGCCCGTCTCGCTGGTGTGGCGGAAGGGGCTGGTCCATCCGGCACTGGACGCGCTGCGGGCGGCGGCGGCCGAGCTGTCCCGCGCCGAGAAGTGGCTTTCGTCGCCTGTCGACCGATGGATTCCAGCCATGGATATTGATGTGATGAACCGCCCGATCTGA